From a single Spongiibacter taiwanensis genomic region:
- the pta gene encoding phosphate acetyltransferase, whose protein sequence is MTGILDSLRHTAKTQARRILLPEHYDERVIAAATALAERQLAVPVLIDLPDEINEAPAGVEVFRQRSDAAEWTNKAIAAFTEARAAKGMTAEKATEQLKNPVLLAAVLLKLGFADGGVAGSTATTADVLRAGIQGLGLAQGAKQVSSFFLMELTDGRVLTYGDCGVIPDPDSAALAEIAVASAASHQRLTGEEAKVAMLSFSTKGSAEHPRVDKVRAALDLAKQAAPALAIDGELQFDAAFVPAIGEKKAPGSAVAGHANVFIFPDLDSGNIGYKITQRIGGAKALGPLLQGLAKPWMDLSRGCSAEDIVDVAVIAGVLG, encoded by the coding sequence ATGACAGGAATCCTCGACAGCCTCCGCCACACCGCCAAGACCCAAGCCCGCCGAATTTTGCTGCCCGAGCACTACGACGAGCGGGTGATTGCCGCCGCCACCGCATTGGCCGAGCGCCAGCTGGCGGTGCCTGTCTTGATCGACCTGCCCGACGAGATCAACGAAGCCCCTGCCGGTGTTGAAGTCTTCCGCCAGCGTAGCGACGCCGCCGAGTGGACTAACAAAGCCATCGCGGCCTTTACCGAAGCCCGCGCCGCCAAGGGCATGACTGCAGAAAAAGCCACCGAGCAGTTGAAAAACCCCGTACTGCTGGCGGCAGTACTGCTCAAATTAGGCTTTGCCGACGGCGGCGTCGCCGGCTCCACCGCCACCACCGCTGATGTATTGCGCGCTGGAATTCAGGGCCTTGGTTTGGCCCAGGGCGCCAAGCAAGTCTCCAGCTTCTTCCTGATGGAACTTACCGATGGCCGGGTATTGACCTATGGCGACTGCGGCGTCATCCCCGACCCCGACAGCGCCGCATTGGCGGAAATCGCCGTGGCCAGCGCCGCCAGCCACCAACGCCTCACCGGCGAAGAAGCCAAGGTCGCCATGCTGAGCTTCTCCACCAAAGGCAGTGCCGAGCACCCCCGAGTCGACAAAGTCCGCGCCGCACTGGACCTGGCCAAACAGGCCGCGCCAGCGCTGGCCATCGACGGCGAACTGCAGTTTGACGCCGCTTTTGTGCCCGCCATTGGTGAGAAAAAAGCACCGGGCTCCGCCGTTGCCGGCCATGCCAATGTCTTTATCTTCCCCGACCTGGATTCGGGCAATATCGGCTACAAAATTACCCAGCGTATCGGTGGCGCAAAAGCCCTGGGGCCGTTGCTGCAAGGCCTGGCAAAACCGTGGATGGATTTGTCCCGGGGGTGTAGTGCTGAGGATATTGTGGATGTGGCGGTGATTGCGGGGGTGCTGGGGTAA
- a CDS encoding AtuA-related protein produces MAKVKLMDIAIARSGDKGDGSNVGVKAKTPAIYEFLKANLTTEVVKEHFKEICFGEVTRYELDNLNVLNFILEDSLGGGGTETLIMDAQGKVHSLAMLYLEMDVPDELLA; encoded by the coding sequence ATGGCTAAAGTAAAATTGATGGACATCGCCATTGCTCGCAGCGGCGACAAGGGCGACGGCAGCAACGTCGGCGTGAAGGCAAAAACCCCCGCCATTTACGAATTCCTGAAAGCCAACCTGACCACTGAGGTCGTCAAAGAGCACTTCAAGGAAATCTGTTTTGGCGAGGTCACCCGCTACGAGCTGGACAACCTCAACGTACTGAACTTCATCCTGGAAGACTCCCTGGGCGGTGGCGGCACCGAGACCCTGATTATGGATGCCCAGGGCAAGGTTCACAGTCTGGCCATGTTGTACCTGGAGATGGACGTTCCCGACGAGCTGCTGGCCTAA